The sequence GTCATTTTACCTGTATTTTTTCTGTAGTCAAGAAATAATGCTCTTCTATTTTTGGGGGAGTATGGTTAAAATGGTAGAGTGAATTTTTCTTTGGATATAGAGGTGTGAAAAATGGATAAACGTAAATCAATACTCGAATCAGCCGTGGAGCTCTTTGCAGAACACGGATATAATCAAACGTCCATGCAGCAAATCGCCGAAAGTGTCGGCATTTCAAAGGGCTCCCTGTACTCATTCTTTCAATCAAAAGAAGATTTAATCATATCGATTTATGAACATTATCAGCAACTTGTCTTCGAACGGGCTTTTGTCGTCGGACTAGAAGGGAATTTACCACCTCTTGAACGATTCGCAAAACAGTTTCAAGTACAATTTGAAGGGATACTCGAATACAAATCTTATATGAAAATGCACATGCGGGGGGAGTCCGCGAAGAACAGTGAGAAATTGGCTGCAATGGAACACCGTATGAGAGGACGGTTGTTTAGCTGGCTCGAGCATAATTTATTAGAAGTATTTGGTGGTAAGATCAAGCCATACATATGGGACCTCATGTGGATGACACAATCCATCTATTCATCATATATGATGCTTTTGATTTCTACTGATGATGCCCTGGACCCTTCTATTCTCGGGAAACATTTAGTGAGACAAATTTCTCTCCTTGCTGGAGACTTTCTTGAAGGAAAGAGCAAGCCATTGTTGGATGATGAGATAATGAAATCATTTTCCGTTAGCATGGACCGGGAAGGAGCCTTCATTTCATTTGAAGAGAGGGAGAACGCTTGGAAGAGTTTGTATGAGAAAATAAGGGGGTTGAGTGAAGATCGTGTAAAGTATTACATGAACATTGCCAATCGGATCTCACAAGTATGCCGCCAGTCTAATCAAGATGAGTTGATTATAAGAGGGTTATTCAGATTGATGATGGACGAAGAGAATTTGAAAAATGAAGCGATAGAGTTAGAAAAGCAACTCCTTCCTGAGAGTGTATAGGGAAGGAGTTTTTTTATTTGTTATTGTTTTTTAAGGTAGTGTGATCAGAAGTGAGGAAGGAAGGTTTGCTTTGAAGGGGGATGAGAAGAGCGGGGGTACCAGGTTTTTTATATACCTTCTTTCATCGTTAAAGGTGAGCACACATCGATAGATAAATAGACATAAAATTAAGTCCTCATTTTCTGAATATTCTACATCTTTAGACATATATGTCCATATTACTTCTCCTTAATATTTCCTGTTTTACGTAATATTGAAGGTGATCCTCATGTAAAGGCAGAAACTGTTTAGGGTACCGAAACATATGGGAGGGAATATATTTATGAAAAAGAAAAAAGTAGTCTCAAGTTTAGCAGCAATTCTTCTTTGTACCAGCATGGCATCAACAAGCTTAGCGTCCAGTTCACCAAATGGAAATTTAACAAATGATCGGGCAAATTTACCAATCTCCGGTTTTACTGATCATGCAGAATTAACGAAGGCTTTA is a genomic window of Rossellomorea sp. y25 containing:
- a CDS encoding TetR/AcrR family transcriptional regulator yields the protein MDKRKSILESAVELFAEHGYNQTSMQQIAESVGISKGSLYSFFQSKEDLIISIYEHYQQLVFERAFVVGLEGNLPPLERFAKQFQVQFEGILEYKSYMKMHMRGESAKNSEKLAAMEHRMRGRLFSWLEHNLLEVFGGKIKPYIWDLMWMTQSIYSSYMMLLISTDDALDPSILGKHLVRQISLLAGDFLEGKSKPLLDDEIMKSFSVSMDREGAFISFEERENAWKSLYEKIRGLSEDRVKYYMNIANRISQVCRQSNQDELIIRGLFRLMMDEENLKNEAIELEKQLLPESV